A portion of the Acidiferrobacteraceae bacterium genome contains these proteins:
- a CDS encoding tetratricopeptide repeat protein has product MNRIRAFFLLTVGGLVLTIYAPAARAQLLDTIDVTAESGNRARVEFHFNAPTQLVRYFPQSRGKTLYISFKSTDTENALASPGSVSFDRLGGRLPLIKVDVELNGTQGDRMILRFNRVVSYTVQPGGDGRTIIVHVALPPRPVPPKVSATKIEQDMAKARRLLIAGKNKEAVAIFSRIAALPENPQSQVATELLGLAYERQGNTRRAVRQYRLYLQKYPKGDGADRVRQRLRTLLQAGGGRLKRVARKAGRSRTAVYGTWSQRFYTGVTKTAGGTSTDQEALVTDLNMSIRHRSGKMEYRGVLGADHTYDFLNNLSEGRVRRAYVRAQYDWHKLSLQLGRQPARGGGILGYYDGVLAGGNITDKWRLNYVTGTPFDTIAPGSRRQFSGYRVDAGQFAGHWSGSLFSITNTIDGLTDRDAVGGEFRYSAPSQNVLGLFDYDRLFAEPNIFLLQGYWQIGKNWSYYASVDVRKAPLLQLNNSLLAPIFGTTYRSMSAAIAANPGLDFMQLARDRTGQSRVASTGATHTFSNHLQLGADLSYSNFSGLPASAGEPAVAENTTITATGRVVSTELFHKGEVSVLGISVFSGSSYKAFAAFLTDRGRFVQKWQVDAGLKTYVQYNDSGTDLTRFTPSVRVQYSRKKATFEFEIGHEHSDSVNPLIKETTDRDYVTLGYRYDF; this is encoded by the coding sequence GTGAACCGAATTCGTGCGTTTTTCTTGCTCACCGTGGGCGGGCTGGTGCTGACGATCTACGCACCCGCCGCCCGGGCGCAGCTGCTAGACACCATCGATGTGACGGCGGAGTCCGGCAATCGCGCTCGCGTTGAATTCCATTTCAATGCGCCGACGCAGCTGGTTCGCTATTTTCCCCAGAGCCGGGGCAAAACGCTCTACATCTCCTTCAAGTCCACAGACACTGAAAACGCCCTGGCATCTCCGGGCTCGGTGAGCTTCGATCGTCTCGGTGGCCGCTTGCCGCTGATCAAGGTCGATGTTGAACTCAACGGCACGCAAGGCGACCGGATGATTCTTCGATTCAACCGGGTTGTTTCGTATACCGTACAACCGGGCGGGGACGGACGGACCATCATTGTGCATGTTGCCTTGCCGCCACGGCCGGTGCCGCCAAAGGTAAGCGCCACGAAGATTGAACAGGATATGGCCAAGGCAAGGAGATTGCTGATCGCCGGCAAGAACAAAGAGGCGGTCGCCATCTTTTCGCGCATCGCCGCACTGCCGGAGAACCCGCAAAGCCAGGTGGCAACCGAACTGCTTGGACTGGCCTACGAGAGACAGGGGAACACCCGGCGTGCCGTCCGGCAGTACCGGCTCTATCTGCAGAAGTACCCGAAAGGCGACGGCGCGGATCGTGTGCGCCAGCGGCTGCGCACCCTGCTGCAGGCGGGCGGGGGTCGTCTCAAGCGCGTGGCAAGAAAAGCTGGCAGATCAAGAACCGCTGTTTACGGGACCTGGTCGCAGCGCTTCTATACGGGTGTGACCAAAACCGCCGGTGGGACCTCTACCGACCAGGAGGCCCTGGTAACGGATCTCAATATGAGCATCCGCCATCGCTCGGGCAAGATGGAGTACCGCGGTGTTCTAGGCGCGGACCATACCTATGATTTTCTCAACAACCTTTCGGAGGGTCGGGTCCGGCGCGCCTATGTCCGTGCGCAATATGATTGGCACAAGCTGAGCCTCCAGCTCGGAAGGCAGCCAGCACGCGGGGGCGGCATACTTGGCTACTATGACGGTGTTCTCGCCGGCGGGAACATTACGGACAAATGGCGGCTGAATTATGTCACCGGGACCCCGTTCGATACGATCGCTCCGGGATCCCGACGGCAGTTCAGTGGCTACCGGGTTGATGCAGGCCAGTTTGCCGGACACTGGTCCGGGTCTCTCTTTTCCATCACGAATACCATTGATGGACTGACCGATCGCGATGCGGTCGGCGGCGAATTCCGCTATTCCGCGCCAAGCCAAAACGTGCTGGGCCTCTTCGACTATGATCGACTGTTTGCCGAACCGAATATCTTCCTGCTGCAGGGCTACTGGCAAATCGGCAAGAACTGGAGCTACTACGCGTCCGTGGATGTTCGAAAGGCTCCCTTGTTGCAACTGAACAACAGCTTGCTGGCCCCCATATTTGGCACGACCTACAGGTCCATGTCGGCGGCCATCGCGGCAAATCCGGGGCTGGATTTCATGCAGCTTGCCCGGGACCGTACGGGGCAGTCGCGCGTGGCGTCGACGGGCGCGACCCATACCTTCAGCAATCACCTGCAACTGGGCGCGGATCTCTCCTACAGCAACTTCTCCGGTTTGCCCGCCAGCGCCGGGGAGCCGGCGGTCGCGGAGAACACGACCATCACTGCAACCGGGCGTGTCGTTTCGACCGAGTTGTTTCACAAGGGTGAGGTGTCGGTCCTGGGGATTTCAGTCTTTTCCGGCAGCAGCTACAAGGCATTTGCGGCCTTTCTCACCGATCGTGGCCGATTCGTTCAGAAATGGCAGGTCGATGCCGGACTGAAGACCTACGTGCAGTACAACGACAGTGGTACTGACCTCACACGTTTTACACCCAGCGTGCGGGT
- a CDS encoding cytochrome c3 family protein gives MRTGPETISNLPLPRWLLRALVAVSLTSIAGIALPAFASGPTHGSVVNVHKPQIYLAAVSKAKAATVPAKGKKFDHLLTGFPLFGAHTQVPCGTCHIRGVLKGTPRQCDQCHGGPGMRGSTFKPVNHVRTQLPCDQCHNQTIWSGARFDHAAIAMGTCTQCHNGSTAPGKPATGHPTTSASCDTCHRTTSWLPAHFDHSGVAPGTCLDCHGSTAQGLPSGHWPTTASCDQCHSTRRWIPATFDHTGAIAGKCNDCHLPDKPSGHFVETTERSCDVCHNSTSTWGSRSYSHTGAYWPGTHRSSVTCDNCHKGLEVLPWPNPADKAFCGGCHKSNYRSDPHTKYGNVKYTYDDLKDCTGACHIYTDSTLTTIKDSRPGPHHHPSDGAFGD, from the coding sequence ATGAGAACCGGGCCGGAAACCATTTCAAATCTGCCGTTGCCACGTTGGCTCTTGCGGGCCCTCGTGGCGGTGTCGCTCACGTCAATCGCAGGGATTGCATTGCCGGCCTTTGCCTCCGGCCCCACCCATGGGTCCGTCGTGAATGTCCACAAACCTCAAATCTATCTGGCTGCCGTTTCGAAGGCCAAGGCGGCAACCGTGCCGGCGAAAGGCAAGAAATTCGATCATCTGCTCACCGGATTCCCGCTTTTCGGCGCCCACACCCAGGTACCCTGCGGAACCTGCCATATTCGCGGTGTCTTGAAGGGGACGCCAAGACAATGCGACCAGTGTCACGGTGGACCGGGCATGCGCGGCAGTACCTTCAAGCCCGTGAATCATGTTCGTACCCAACTTCCGTGTGACCAGTGTCACAATCAGACCATCTGGTCCGGTGCGCGTTTTGATCATGCCGCCATTGCCATGGGGACCTGCACCCAATGCCACAACGGCAGCACGGCCCCGGGAAAGCCCGCAACCGGGCACCCGACAACCTCCGCCTCCTGTGACACTTGTCACCGAACCACAAGTTGGCTCCCGGCACACTTCGATCATTCCGGGGTAGCTCCAGGCACGTGCCTCGACTGTCACGGGTCGACGGCCCAGGGGCTGCCGTCGGGACACTGGCCGACAACAGCTTCCTGCGACCAGTGTCACAGCACCCGTCGCTGGATTCCGGCGACCTTCGACCACACTGGCGCCATCGCTGGCAAGTGCAACGACTGTCACTTGCCGGACAAACCCTCCGGCCACTTCGTCGAGACGACGGAGCGGTCCTGCGATGTGTGCCACAACAGCACGTCCACGTGGGGTTCGCGGAGCTACAGCCATACCGGCGCGTACTGGCCCGGAACCCACAGGTCATCCGTTACCTGTGACAATTGTCATAAGGGGTTGGAAGTCCTTCCATGGCCGAATCCGGCCGACAAGGCCTTCTGTGGTGGCTGCCACAAGTCCAACTACCGGTCCGATCCGCATACAAAGTACGGCAACGTGAAGTACACCTATGACGACCTGAAGGACTGCACCGGCGCCTGTCATATCTATACAGATTCGACACTGACGACGATCAAGGATTCCAGGCCAGGACCCCATCATCACCCGAGCGACGGGGCTTTCGGCGATTAG